A window from Hymenobacter volaticus encodes these proteins:
- a CDS encoding TrmH family RNA methyltransferase, with amino-acid sequence MVSKAVAKYVHALHLKKYRLRHGAFLVEGGKSVLELLRSGLQTERVLVTAEFRPKLPGSLPNIPVEVVTEQELTGLGTLATNNTAIAIARLPEERPLQPATPGLLLALDQVRDPGNLGTLIRLADWYGLPGVVLSETCADPWAPKTVAATMGSFTRVPVWQRDLPTWLATLPPKLPIFGADLHGDNVHQLTLKPAGVLVMGSESHGLTPEVEACLTQRLHIPGRGEAESLNVAISAAILLDNFYRNEVK; translated from the coding sequence ATGGTCTCAAAAGCAGTAGCAAAATACGTACACGCGCTGCACCTGAAAAAGTACCGGCTCCGGCACGGCGCCTTCTTGGTCGAAGGGGGCAAGAGCGTACTCGAACTGCTAAGGTCCGGACTTCAAACGGAACGTGTGCTGGTAACGGCAGAATTTAGGCCAAAATTACCTGGCTCGTTACCCAATATTCCCGTTGAGGTAGTCACCGAACAGGAGTTGACGGGCCTTGGCACCCTTGCTACCAACAACACAGCTATTGCCATTGCTCGGCTGCCCGAGGAACGCCCCTTGCAGCCTGCCACGCCTGGGCTGCTACTCGCCCTCGACCAAGTGCGCGACCCAGGCAACTTAGGTACCCTTATTCGCCTGGCCGATTGGTACGGCTTGCCCGGCGTAGTGCTTAGTGAAACCTGCGCTGATCCGTGGGCGCCCAAAACGGTAGCTGCTACTATGGGCTCCTTCACCCGGGTGCCTGTCTGGCAGCGCGACTTGCCCACTTGGCTGGCCACGCTACCGCCTAAGTTGCCTATATTCGGCGCCGACCTACACGGCGATAATGTGCACCAACTAACGCTCAAACCAGCCGGTGTCCTCGTAATGGGCAGCGAGTCGCACGGACTTACACCGGAAGTAGAGGCGTGCCTCACGCAACGCTTGCACATCCCCGGCCGAGGCGAAGCCGAAAGCTTGAACGTGGCTATTTCAGCGGCAATTCTGCTGGATAATTTTTACCGAAACGAAGTTAAATAA
- a CDS encoding GNAT family N-acetyltransferase has translation MLEELSIKRATPADVPALVALVNSAYRGEQSMQGWTTEAHLLGGQRTDAEALLDLLVPTEATMLLCTTAEGQLCGSVYLELQGETLYMGMLSVAPTRQAQGIGKRLLIAAETHAHQHGCTHMRITVISVRAELIAWYERHGYHQTGETEPFPTDTRFGIPRQQLELLVMEKQLS, from the coding sequence ATGCTTGAAGAACTCTCTATAAAGCGCGCCACTCCCGCCGATGTTCCCGCGCTGGTAGCGCTTGTCAACAGTGCCTACCGAGGCGAACAATCCATGCAAGGCTGGACCACGGAGGCGCACTTGCTTGGCGGTCAGCGCACAGACGCTGAGGCCCTCCTAGACTTACTGGTCCCTACCGAGGCAACCATGCTGCTATGCACCACCGCCGAAGGGCAGCTTTGCGGCAGCGTATATCTCGAGCTGCAAGGCGAAACATTGTACATGGGCATGCTTTCCGTGGCTCCCACTCGGCAGGCGCAGGGCATCGGCAAACGCTTACTTATAGCCGCCGAAACCCATGCCCACCAACACGGTTGCACGCACATGCGCATAACTGTCATTTCCGTCCGGGCCGAGCTAATTGCATGGTACGAGCGGCACGGTTACCATCAAACCGGTGAAACCGAGCCCTTCCCCACTGATACCCGCTTTGGCATACCACGCCAGCAGCTGGAGCTACTAGTGATGGAAAAGCAGTTATCGTAA
- a CDS encoding tryptophan 2,3-dioxygenase family protein: protein MPIPEDEFSPAVWNQLRLLQEKYAADGQDLAAYLEGLYYADYVNYWDYINLDTLLSLQRPLTKIPDERIFIMYHQITELYFKLCLCEYEQLGELQHPTLQEIVLRVGRINRYFENLIDSFDVMVDGMDKQQFLQFRMSLMPASGFQSVQYRMIEIASTSLDNLVDKEKRRLLGEAAAHDELLGCIYWKAGATIEESGAKALTLIQFEEKYTQQLATHAAHYRDRNVWSVVQRLPEADQQHPRLLRQLRQLDVNVNVNWPLMHFKSAVRYLERDPTAIAATGGTNWKKYLPPKFQRRIFYPLLWSTQELEDWGKGWVESVLGNEIGT from the coding sequence ATGCCTATTCCCGAGGACGAGTTTTCGCCCGCCGTATGGAACCAGTTGCGTCTGTTACAGGAGAAGTATGCTGCTGATGGTCAAGATTTAGCTGCCTACCTAGAAGGACTGTACTACGCCGATTACGTCAACTATTGGGACTATATCAATCTCGATACGCTCCTAAGCTTGCAACGTCCACTCACCAAGATTCCCGACGAGCGAATCTTTATCATGTACCATCAGATTACAGAGCTGTACTTCAAGCTTTGCCTCTGCGAGTACGAGCAACTTGGCGAGTTGCAGCACCCAACGCTACAGGAAATAGTCTTGCGCGTAGGCCGCATCAACCGGTACTTCGAGAACCTAATCGACTCGTTCGACGTGATGGTCGACGGCATGGACAAGCAGCAGTTCTTGCAGTTCCGCATGTCCCTGATGCCGGCATCAGGCTTTCAATCGGTACAGTACCGCATGATTGAAATTGCCAGTACCTCCCTCGACAACTTAGTTGACAAAGAGAAGCGACGCCTGCTAGGCGAAGCTGCCGCCCACGACGAGTTGCTAGGTTGCATCTATTGGAAAGCGGGAGCAACGATTGAAGAGAGCGGTGCCAAAGCCCTTACACTCATTCAGTTTGAAGAAAAATATACGCAGCAACTTGCTACCCACGCTGCCCACTACCGCGACCGAAACGTGTGGAGCGTAGTGCAGCGCCTACCCGAAGCCGACCAGCAACATCCGCGCTTGCTACGCCAGCTCAGGCAGCTCGACGTGAATGTAAATGTCAACTGGCCCTTGATGCATTTCAAGTCGGCGGTACGCTATCTGGAGCGTGACCCAACTGCCATTGCCGCTACCGGCGGCACCAACTGGAAGAAGTACCTGCCTCCCAAATTTCAGCGCCGCATCTTCTACCCCTTGCTTTGGAGCACACAGGAGTTAGAAGACTGGGGCAAAGGCTGGGTGGAAAGTGTGCTTGGTAATGAGATAGGGACATAA
- a CDS encoding BamA/TamA family outer membrane protein has product MGPRRLGTGSNPTYQLDQDETSGNYGKPVLDTNGNPIRNYNFEQPGELLLEGNLEYRFPLFSFINGALFTDFGNVWAQQPDGRSDTRFEAKRFYRQFAVGSGFGFRFDFTFLILRLDIATKVYDPAAPGSKWAIRNINVINRNQTALNLGIGYPF; this is encoded by the coding sequence TTGGGGCCGCGTCGGTTGGGTACAGGTTCTAATCCAACGTATCAGTTAGATCAGGATGAAACATCCGGTAATTATGGCAAACCTGTATTAGATACAAACGGCAACCCTATTCGAAATTATAATTTTGAGCAGCCTGGTGAGTTGCTCTTGGAAGGCAATCTGGAATACCGCTTTCCGCTATTTAGCTTTATTAATGGAGCACTGTTCACAGACTTCGGCAACGTTTGGGCTCAACAACCCGACGGCCGAAGTGATACGCGCTTCGAAGCGAAGCGCTTCTACCGCCAATTTGCTGTAGGCTCCGGATTTGGATTTCGCTTCGACTTCACGTTCTTGATTCTGCGCCTAGACATAGCAACGAAGGTGTACGACCCAGCTGCGCCGGGTAGCAAATGGGCCATCCGCAATATTAACGTTATTAATCGCAATCAAACGGCGTTGAACCTTGGTATTGGGTACCCATTTTAA
- a CDS encoding NAD(P)/FAD-dependent oxidoreductase, whose amino-acid sequence MSDSKQEIEVLLPPAVAYDEFKRYSAILSAAGLAPGEADFVHLRKRSIDARGRQPLVRLRADIYHTSPPAELFGPWFQYPDVRQAKRSVIIVGAGPAGLFAALRAIELGVRPIVVERGKDVRTRRRDLAALNKEHIVNPDSNYCFGEGGAGTYSDGKLYTRATKRGDVGRILRLLVQHGATPDILVDAHPHIGTNKLPLVVAALRDSIRQAGGEVRFDTRVTDLVLDKDHLRGIVTANGEAIEANAVILATGHSARDIYELLDRRGVLIEAKPFALGVRVEHQQQLIDQAQYRLPDRGQLPAASYSLVHQTQWQGRQRGVFSFCMCPGGFIVPAATAPGEVVVNGMSPSRRDSRFANSGIVAAIELEDMDLRRHGALAGLRLQEQIEQRACHLAGNTQLAPAQRLGDFLKKKTSSELLETSYQPGLVALSMDEVLGAGLAERLRQGFRNFGQKIPGYATNAAQIVGVESRTSSPVRIPRDRDTLEHPMVRGLFPCGEGAGYAGGIVSAAMDGERCAEAVLKSF is encoded by the coding sequence ATGTCTGATAGCAAACAAGAAATCGAGGTACTGCTGCCACCAGCCGTAGCCTACGACGAGTTCAAGCGCTATAGCGCCATTCTTTCGGCCGCGGGCCTAGCTCCTGGTGAAGCCGATTTCGTCCACCTTCGCAAACGGTCTATTGATGCCCGCGGCCGCCAGCCGCTGGTGCGTTTACGCGCCGACATCTACCATACATCCCCACCGGCCGAGTTGTTCGGGCCCTGGTTTCAGTACCCGGATGTGCGCCAGGCCAAGCGCTCTGTCATCATTGTAGGCGCAGGACCAGCCGGTTTGTTTGCCGCTTTACGAGCGATTGAGCTAGGTGTCCGGCCGATAGTAGTGGAGCGGGGCAAAGACGTGCGTACTCGCCGTCGCGATTTGGCAGCTCTTAATAAAGAACACATCGTTAATCCCGACTCTAATTATTGCTTTGGAGAAGGCGGCGCGGGCACTTATTCAGACGGCAAGCTCTATACCCGCGCCACCAAACGTGGCGATGTGGGTCGCATTTTGCGCTTACTAGTGCAGCATGGCGCCACGCCCGACATTTTAGTGGACGCGCACCCGCATATTGGTACTAACAAGTTGCCTTTAGTGGTAGCAGCTCTGCGGGACAGCATTCGCCAGGCCGGTGGGGAAGTGCGTTTTGATACTAGAGTTACGGATTTGGTGCTGGATAAAGACCATTTGCGCGGCATAGTAACAGCTAATGGCGAAGCAATAGAAGCTAATGCCGTTATTCTAGCCACTGGCCACTCCGCCCGCGATATTTACGAGTTGCTTGACCGCCGCGGTGTCCTTATCGAAGCCAAGCCATTTGCGCTAGGTGTACGCGTAGAGCACCAACAGCAGTTGATCGACCAAGCCCAGTACCGATTGCCAGATCGAGGCCAACTGCCTGCTGCTTCCTATTCGTTAGTGCACCAGACGCAGTGGCAAGGTCGCCAACGGGGGGTATTTTCTTTCTGCATGTGTCCGGGTGGCTTCATTGTGCCAGCCGCTACGGCGCCGGGAGAAGTGGTAGTGAACGGCATGAGTCCTAGCCGCCGCGATTCGCGATTTGCTAATTCAGGTATCGTGGCCGCTATCGAGCTTGAAGACATGGACTTGCGCCGACACGGTGCGCTGGCTGGCTTGCGGCTTCAAGAGCAGATAGAGCAACGCGCTTGCCATTTGGCTGGCAACACCCAATTAGCTCCAGCTCAGCGGCTCGGCGATTTTCTAAAGAAAAAAACGTCCTCGGAACTGTTGGAAACCAGCTACCAACCAGGGCTCGTTGCTTTATCTATGGATGAAGTGCTGGGCGCGGGCTTGGCTGAACGGCTGCGCCAAGGTTTCCGCAACTTCGGGCAGAAGATTCCGGGTTATGCCACCAATGCTGCACAGATTGTGGGAGTCGAAAGTCGTACTTCCTCGCCTGTACGCATACCCCGCGACCGAGACACCCTAGAGCACCCAATGGTGCGAGGCTTATTTCCCTGTGGCGAGGGCGCCGGGTATGCAGGGGGTATTGTGTCGGCGGCTATGGATGGGGAACGTTGTGCAGAAGCAGTTCTTAAAAGTTTCTAA
- a CDS encoding RNA polymerase sigma factor gives MTDADLIAACCQGSGRAQKLLYERFAGMMLGVCLRYLRRREDAEEALLSGFTKMFRALSQYRHEGSFEGWIRRIMVNEALGMLRRKEPLHMAIDDLTYDVPATAAEAESQLNAADLMGLLAELPAGYRTVFNLYALEGYTHPEIGELLGISEGTSKSQLSKARAMLQRRLIAANQTATPSSNASPKELYATGRY, from the coding sequence GTGACTGATGCTGACCTCATTGCCGCCTGCTGCCAAGGCAGTGGCCGCGCCCAGAAGCTGCTGTATGAGCGGTTCGCGGGTATGATGCTGGGAGTGTGCCTGCGTTATCTGCGCCGCCGTGAGGATGCTGAAGAAGCACTGCTAAGCGGCTTTACCAAGATGTTCCGGGCCCTAAGCCAATATCGGCATGAAGGTAGCTTCGAAGGTTGGATTCGCCGTATCATGGTGAACGAAGCTCTTGGAATGCTTCGCCGTAAAGAGCCTTTGCACATGGCTATCGACGACCTAACGTACGACGTACCAGCAACCGCCGCTGAGGCGGAAAGTCAGCTAAATGCTGCCGACCTCATGGGCCTGCTGGCCGAACTGCCCGCCGGCTACCGCACCGTATTCAACCTCTATGCCTTGGAAGGATACACTCACCCCGAAATCGGCGAGCTGCTCGGTATTTCGGAAGGCACCAGCAAGTCGCAGCTCAGTAAGGCGCGAGCTATGCTCCAACGCCGCCTGATAGCCGCCAACCAAACGGCTACTCCTTCTTCTAACGCTTCACCGAAAGAATTATATGCAACCGGAAGATATTGA
- a CDS encoding porin family protein, producing MKRLSSLLAAFVLLALASPCFARPTFPAHLDDTIVVKLPNQATMTLFVKNKQQLRELRAYKLDSLMILLDTYISQAEAAGKNSKSEQVTMEFYPAKDRPGKQVPEQIRITMRNDESRNSTVKENNVEVRMGRVFGVSVQEKSDGSKDRVDIHVGSTPKDDSIAAAKRKAKQEEKQNRAVHSNFNIDLGLNTLVNVEAPAGQTEPDLKPIGSRYLSLNWHYDIRVGQKGSPLHLLTGPELAFNNYMLDDNSRFVNTAGITTLQVDADRSLEKSKLAVTTLNLPLMAVLDFQDKKGRDAFRIGAGGFVGYRLGSHTKIKYSEDGRTHKDKDRGSYNLEDFQYGLQGTIGIRKLDLFAKYSLNDLFQSNRGIQAQTFSFGVSLLR from the coding sequence ATGAAACGCCTCTCCTCTCTGCTGGCTGCCTTCGTGCTGCTAGCCCTGGCTTCGCCTTGCTTTGCCCGTCCTACCTTTCCTGCCCATCTCGACGACACCATTGTGGTGAAATTGCCGAATCAGGCTACTATGACGCTGTTCGTGAAAAACAAACAGCAACTCCGGGAGCTGCGGGCCTACAAACTCGATTCGTTGATGATTCTGCTGGACACGTATATCAGTCAAGCAGAAGCCGCTGGTAAAAACTCGAAGTCTGAGCAAGTGACCATGGAGTTTTATCCAGCTAAAGACCGGCCTGGCAAGCAAGTACCCGAGCAAATCCGCATTACGATGCGCAACGACGAAAGCAGAAATTCTACGGTCAAGGAAAACAACGTGGAAGTGCGCATGGGTCGGGTATTCGGAGTTTCTGTGCAGGAAAAGAGCGACGGCAGCAAAGACCGGGTGGATATTCACGTAGGCAGCACGCCCAAGGACGATTCTATTGCCGCGGCTAAGCGCAAAGCCAAGCAAGAAGAAAAGCAGAACCGCGCCGTACACAGCAACTTCAATATCGACTTGGGCTTGAACACCCTAGTTAATGTGGAGGCACCAGCAGGCCAGACCGAGCCCGACCTGAAACCGATTGGCTCCCGCTACCTGAGCCTGAACTGGCACTACGACATCCGGGTAGGACAAAAAGGCTCGCCTCTCCACCTGCTGACTGGCCCGGAACTGGCTTTCAACAACTACATGCTCGACGACAACTCGCGCTTTGTAAACACAGCCGGTATCACTACCCTACAAGTAGATGCAGACCGGAGCCTAGAGAAAAGCAAATTGGCCGTCACGACGCTCAACCTGCCCCTGATGGCGGTTCTCGATTTTCAAGACAAGAAAGGCCGGGATGCCTTCCGCATTGGCGCCGGTGGATTTGTAGGCTACCGCTTGGGTTCACACACCAAAATCAAGTACAGCGAAGACGGCCGAACCCACAAAGACAAAGACCGGGGCAGCTACAATCTCGAAGACTTTCAGTATGGCCTGCAAGGCACTATAGGCATCCGTAAGCTCGACTTGTTTGCCAAATACAGCCTGAACGATTTGTTCCAGAGCAACCGCGGTATACAAGCCCAAACGTTCAGCTTCGGCGTCTCGCTGCTACGCTAA
- a CDS encoding BamA/TamA family outer membrane protein yields the protein MPVYDFYKFNADFRRYYKLGPRSFFVYRLNGGIVQPLRRSSEIIPYEKYFFAGGSTSVRAWGRVGWVQVLIQRIS from the coding sequence ATTCCGGTTTATGATTTTTACAAGTTTAACGCCGATTTTAGGCGCTATTATAAGCTCGGGCCAAGATCGTTTTTTGTGTACCGCCTTAATGGCGGCATAGTACAACCCTTGCGAAGGAGCAGTGAAATTATTCCGTACGAGAAGTATTTCTTTGCTGGCGGCAGCACCAGCGTTCGGGCTTGGGGCCGCGTCGGTTGGGTACAGGTTCTAATCCAACGTATCAGTTAG
- the sdaAB gene encoding L-serine ammonia-lyase, iron-sulfur-dependent subunit beta — translation MAEKSSIFDMIGPVMIGPSSSHTAGVVRIARAAIRILGSIPTHAIITFYNSFARTYEGHGSDRAIIGGLLGYATDDVRIREALDHAKEAGLQYTFQSVGNASTMHPNTIKVQLRDERTGQQVEVVGQSRGGGVIRIVEVDGFPADFSASLHTLILDAEDRTGSIAFIASVIAHDDCNIATMSVSRKGKNDRARHFIEMDSDLKDITLEYLRQLRWVHRVTYIPNIT, via the coding sequence ATGGCTGAGAAAAGCAGTATTTTCGACATGATTGGACCCGTTATGATTGGGCCCAGTTCCTCGCACACGGCGGGTGTGGTGCGTATTGCCCGCGCTGCTATCCGTATTCTGGGCAGTATTCCCACCCATGCTATCATTACGTTCTACAACTCGTTTGCCCGCACCTACGAAGGGCACGGTTCCGACCGCGCCATTATTGGTGGCCTGCTCGGCTATGCGACTGACGATGTGCGCATCCGCGAGGCACTCGACCATGCCAAAGAAGCGGGCTTGCAGTATACGTTTCAGAGCGTAGGCAACGCCTCGACGATGCACCCCAATACCATCAAGGTACAACTGCGCGACGAGCGCACGGGCCAGCAGGTAGAGGTAGTGGGGCAGAGCAGGGGTGGCGGCGTGATTCGAATTGTAGAAGTCGATGGCTTTCCAGCTGATTTCTCGGCTTCTCTACACACGCTCATCTTGGATGCTGAAGACCGCACGGGTTCTATTGCCTTTATCGCCTCTGTGATTGCGCACGACGACTGCAATATTGCCACTATGTCGGTCTCACGGAAAGGCAAAAACGACCGTGCACGGCATTTCATTGAGATGGATTCCGATTTAAAAGACATTACGCTGGA
- a CDS encoding alpha-ketoacid dehydrogenase subunit beta yields MVDAALHTIDDILREFPEALFYGQDVGGELGGVFREAALLAKKYGDTRVFNTPIQEAYIVGSTAGMSAVGAKAIVEIQFADYIWPGLNQLVEELSKSCYLSNGQFPVQSLIRVPIGAYGGGGPYHSGSIESTLLIIRGIKVVYPSNAADMKGLMRAAFLDPNPVVMLEHKGLYWSKVPGTEDAKTVEPGAGYVIPLGKAAVAQAADPQKLQRGETCVVITYGMGVYWAKTASRQLPGQVEILDLRTLNPLDYEAVEAAVRRHGKALVLTEEPLLNSFAESLAGRIQRTCFQQLDAPVFTLGAANLPAIALNVDLERQMLPNSDKVAAALTELLGW; encoded by the coding sequence ATGGTTGATGCCGCCTTGCACACCATCGATGATATTCTACGCGAGTTTCCGGAGGCCTTGTTCTACGGCCAAGATGTGGGCGGTGAGCTAGGTGGGGTGTTTCGGGAAGCGGCTTTGCTGGCCAAAAAGTACGGCGATACCCGCGTGTTTAATACGCCCATTCAAGAAGCTTACATCGTGGGCAGCACTGCCGGCATGAGTGCGGTGGGCGCCAAGGCCATTGTCGAAATTCAGTTTGCTGATTACATCTGGCCGGGCCTCAACCAGTTGGTGGAAGAACTCAGTAAGTCCTGTTACCTATCGAATGGGCAGTTTCCGGTGCAAAGCCTGATTCGGGTGCCTATCGGGGCCTATGGGGGCGGCGGCCCCTATCACTCCGGCTCGATTGAAAGTACGCTGCTCATCATTCGGGGTATCAAGGTGGTGTATCCGAGCAACGCTGCCGACATGAAAGGCCTGATGCGCGCCGCGTTTCTCGACCCAAACCCGGTGGTGATGCTAGAGCACAAGGGTTTGTATTGGAGCAAGGTGCCCGGCACTGAAGACGCGAAAACTGTAGAACCCGGCGCCGGCTATGTCATTCCGCTCGGGAAAGCCGCCGTAGCGCAAGCCGCCGACCCACAGAAGTTGCAGCGTGGTGAAACATGCGTGGTTATCACTTATGGTATGGGCGTATACTGGGCCAAAACCGCCAGCCGCCAGCTTCCCGGCCAGGTGGAAATTCTGGACTTGCGTACCCTAAACCCGCTCGACTATGAGGCAGTAGAAGCCGCTGTTCGTCGCCACGGCAAGGCACTGGTTCTGACGGAAGAGCCGCTGCTCAACTCCTTCGCCGAAAGCTTAGCAGGCCGCATTCAGCGCACCTGTTTCCAGCAACTTGATGCTCCGGTCTTCACCCTCGGCGCCGCTAACTTGCCTGCTATTGCGCTTAATGTAGACCTAGAGCGCCAGATGCTCCCCAACTCCGACAAAGTAGCCGCTGCCCTAACGGAACTGCTAGGGTGGTAG
- a CDS encoding exopolysaccharide biosynthesis polyprenyl glycosylphosphotransferase translates to MSNHTTSHQVKSTVNDVVKRAFDLCFASLVVILLLSWLVPLIALLIKLDSQGPVFFKQLRTGKGGKPFYCLKFRSMRINADADHRQASRDDNRITKLGAFMRKTSIDELPQFINVLRGEMSVVGPRPHMLRHTEDYSRVIANFMERHLVTPGITGWAQVEGHRGETKETEAMEKRVNADIHYIKNWSFLLDLKIVALTVRQAIRGNENAF, encoded by the coding sequence ATGTCAAACCACACTACGTCCCATCAAGTGAAGAGCACCGTCAATGACGTTGTCAAGCGCGCTTTCGACTTGTGTTTTGCCTCTCTCGTTGTTATTCTACTGCTCAGCTGGCTGGTGCCGCTGATTGCTCTGCTGATAAAGCTTGACTCTCAAGGCCCTGTTTTCTTTAAGCAGCTTCGTACAGGCAAAGGCGGTAAGCCTTTTTACTGCCTGAAGTTCCGGAGCATGCGAATCAACGCAGATGCTGATCACCGTCAAGCAAGCCGCGACGATAACCGCATCACGAAGCTAGGTGCTTTCATGCGCAAGACTAGCATCGACGAACTACCTCAATTCATCAATGTCCTTCGGGGCGAGATGTCGGTGGTAGGTCCGCGCCCTCACATGTTGCGTCATACCGAAGATTACTCTCGTGTAATCGCCAATTTCATGGAGCGCCATCTAGTTACACCAGGCATCACCGGCTGGGCACAAGTAGAAGGCCACCGTGGAGAAACCAAGGAAACGGAAGCAATGGAGAAGCGCGTAAACGCCGACATCCACTACATCAAAAACTGGTCTTTCCTACTGGACTTAAAAATTGTAGCACTTACGGTTCGCCAAGCTATTAGAGGCAACGAAAACGCTTTCTAA
- a CDS encoding CoA-binding protein — MKKTLVLGASDNPARYSFRAVHQLKKYGHDVVPVGIRKGQVAGYDIHTDRPAATAVDTVTLYVGPQNQPSWYDYILDLQPKRIIFNPGTENPELERLAQERGIRTEEACTLVMLSVGQY, encoded by the coding sequence ATGAAAAAGACTTTGGTACTCGGCGCGAGCGATAACCCCGCCCGTTATTCATTCCGAGCAGTACATCAGCTAAAGAAGTATGGGCACGACGTAGTGCCTGTGGGAATTCGGAAAGGCCAAGTAGCTGGCTATGATATTCACACAGACCGGCCCGCTGCCACTGCCGTTGATACGGTTACCTTATATGTAGGTCCACAAAATCAGCCGTCTTGGTACGACTACATCCTTGACTTACAACCCAAGCGCATCATCTTCAACCCGGGCACCGAAAACCCAGAGCTGGAAAGGCTAGCGCAAGAACGGGGCATCAGAACAGAGGAAGCTTGCACGCTGGTAATGTTGTCGGTAGGACAATATTAA
- a CDS encoding acyltransferase family protein produces the protein MPFPTYDSPASTKYFPALTGIRAVAAFMVVLFRLNPLVYANQQNIAVRWLNYFIQPLHVGVPIFFVLSGFLIAYRYIDTVELSANWIKQYLWNRFTRIYPVYFILTSITFLLLQYSPAGKAGAWQTPDFSWKDKAVTTLLNLTLLKAFFKTLLTSGLPTA, from the coding sequence ATGCCTTTCCCTACTTATGATTCACCTGCATCAACAAAATATTTTCCTGCTTTAACTGGGATTCGGGCAGTAGCTGCTTTTATGGTAGTACTATTCCGCTTAAATCCTTTGGTTTATGCAAATCAGCAGAACATAGCGGTACGTTGGCTTAATTATTTTATTCAGCCACTCCATGTAGGTGTACCTATTTTCTTTGTTTTAAGCGGTTTCTTAATAGCCTATCGTTATATCGACACTGTTGAATTATCTGCGAACTGGATAAAGCAATACCTATGGAATAGATTCACGAGAATTTATCCTGTGTATTTTATATTAACCAGCATTACATTTCTACTGCTACAATATAGTCCAGCTGGCAAGGCTGGTGCGTGGCAAACACCTGATTTTTCTTGGAAGGATAAGGCAGTTACTACCCTCTTGAATTTAACTTTACTAAAGGCCTTTTTCAAAACTTTGCTTACCTCGGGCTTACCTACTGCCTAG
- a CDS encoding thiamine pyrophosphate-dependent dehydrogenase E1 component subunit alpha: MYTESAPPLEPAFTTQPDRSTWQRAYRLMHTAAEMARLFEENKAVTAKYVHATARGHEAVQLAAAFHLRPVDYAAPYYRDDAFLIGLGLQPYELILQLMAKRDDPFSGGRTYYSHPSLRRAGFPTIPHQSSATGMQAIPATGMAHGIKYLESNSEARNQSSSVVLCSIGDGAMTEGEVSEALQMAVLHQLPIIYLVQDNDWGISATGREMRTMDAYEFAAGFKGLHRLQVDGADFQASYTVLADAFEYVRARRGPVLVHAKCPLLGHHTSGVRREWYRGDNLAEHNLLDPLPRLHQHLQTLGFTETALAQLAAEARTTVEADYQRTLAAPAPDPATFADHEFAPPP; encoded by the coding sequence ATGTACACTGAATCCGCCCCACCCCTGGAACCCGCTTTTACCACTCAACCCGACCGTTCCACCTGGCAACGTGCCTATCGCCTGATGCACACGGCCGCCGAAATGGCCCGCTTGTTCGAGGAAAACAAAGCCGTGACAGCCAAATACGTGCACGCCACCGCCCGCGGCCACGAAGCCGTGCAGCTGGCCGCCGCTTTTCACCTGCGGCCTGTTGATTACGCCGCTCCATACTACCGCGATGATGCATTTCTTATCGGCCTGGGCCTGCAACCCTACGAGCTGATATTGCAGCTCATGGCCAAGCGCGACGACCCTTTCAGTGGCGGCCGGACCTACTACAGCCACCCTTCACTGCGGCGAGCGGGCTTTCCTACCATTCCGCACCAAAGTTCGGCCACCGGCATGCAGGCCATTCCTGCCACCGGCATGGCGCATGGTATCAAGTACCTGGAAAGTAATTCGGAGGCGCGAAATCAGAGTTCCAGCGTGGTTCTTTGTTCTATCGGGGACGGAGCCATGACGGAAGGTGAGGTGAGTGAGGCGCTGCAAATGGCCGTGCTGCACCAATTGCCCATCATCTACTTGGTGCAGGACAATGATTGGGGTATCTCGGCTACCGGCCGCGAAATGCGGACGATGGACGCCTACGAGTTTGCGGCGGGCTTCAAAGGCTTGCATCGGTTGCAGGTTGACGGCGCCGACTTTCAAGCCAGCTACACTGTTTTAGCCGACGCCTTCGAGTATGTGCGGGCCCGGCGCGGCCCTGTGCTAGTGCACGCCAAATGCCCGCTCTTAGGCCACCATACCAGCGGAGTGCGGCGCGAATGGTATCGCGGCGACAACCTAGCCGAGCACAACCTACTCGACCCGCTGCCCCGCCTACACCAGCACTTGCAAACGCTCGGCTTCACCGAAACCGCGCTAGCGCAGTTAGCTGCCGAAGCCCGTACCACCGTGGAAGCCGATTACCAGCGGACTCTAGCCGCACCCGCGCCCGACCCCGCCACCTTTGCCGACCACGAGTTTGCCCCCCCGCCGTAA